Proteins encoded within one genomic window of uncultured Desulfobacter sp.:
- a CDS encoding TonB-dependent receptor: protein MYRKKIRLLFSLYLCCRLLLPAAPLWAEDSENKAVAKVESITVTANKIEEDLQKVPQSITVMDEIILEEKGITDIPDLIKEIPNMAAEEGVHGNAVSFRGLNPSMFTNKNPVVIYIDGVPIIDRYGFDASLANVERVEVLRGPQGTLYGKDAIGGVINIVTKEPENSWHGMIGAEYGSDDYMQGIFNMNGSLMENTLYMGINGKYEQDDGWIDNPYPGSNSVGNESDQQQLSGYLLYTPTERFSARLTLSMDNQTDSGTNGYALPAGHNFSDFNRDDAEKSAFDVPTEVGIDCFSQSLYLSYAFDSITLTSTTTHKRQDIEGDYDADYQAYTLYDGLKQYNYSETESYTQELRISSNNKNGIRWVAGLYLDSEDHEQGPYGMQYPYYDNSGTFYGNFDYNAESDSDSTTYAAFGQAMVPIGKRFELTLGGRYQHIDKEIDLDMYSLPVGTTGAPYFSFAGEKDWDVFLPKAAISYGLSDNWHTYVSYSQGYMPGGFNYFASSGSAENNSFEPQKSTNYELGIKGNVKKLRMGATLFYMDIQDVHVYKAYGVNYYTDNADSGHSQGIELELAYQLTDTIELTGSIGFIEAEYDSYDAGDGISFDGQDIENTPSYTATAGVSYRHPSGLYGRIDMRAKGETAFYDDADRTFVREDAYTVFDAKIGYQTGGWDFYVYGKNLTDEEYITDFISNSTLMLAGFGQPLTVGVGLRYRF, encoded by the coding sequence ATGTATCGAAAAAAAATCCGGCTGCTGTTTTCTTTGTATTTGTGTTGCAGACTGCTCTTACCGGCGGCCCCATTATGGGCCGAAGATTCTGAAAATAAGGCCGTAGCAAAAGTAGAGAGTATCACTGTTACGGCAAATAAAATAGAGGAGGACCTCCAAAAAGTACCCCAGAGCATCACCGTTATGGATGAAATCATTCTGGAAGAGAAGGGAATTACCGATATTCCTGATCTGATCAAAGAAATACCCAACATGGCTGCCGAGGAAGGCGTCCATGGAAACGCGGTAAGCTTCCGGGGACTGAACCCTTCCATGTTCACCAATAAAAATCCGGTGGTCATTTACATTGACGGGGTCCCGATTATCGACCGATATGGCTTTGATGCCTCCCTGGCCAATGTGGAACGTGTTGAGGTGCTGCGCGGCCCCCAGGGGACGCTATACGGCAAGGACGCCATTGGCGGGGTTATCAATATCGTCACCAAAGAGCCTGAAAATAGTTGGCATGGCATGATCGGCGCCGAATACGGCAGCGACGATTACATGCAGGGCATATTCAATATGAACGGTTCACTGATGGAAAACACTCTATATATGGGCATCAACGGAAAATATGAACAGGATGACGGATGGATTGACAACCCCTATCCCGGGTCGAATTCCGTCGGGAACGAATCCGACCAGCAGCAATTGAGCGGATACCTTTTATATACCCCCACAGAAAGGTTCTCCGCAAGGCTGACGCTTTCCATGGACAATCAAACTGATTCAGGGACCAATGGTTATGCACTGCCTGCCGGACATAATTTCAGTGATTTTAACAGGGACGATGCCGAAAAGTCCGCATTTGATGTACCAACAGAAGTCGGGATCGATTGTTTTTCCCAGAGTCTGTATTTAAGTTACGCATTTGATTCAATAACCCTGACCTCTACCACCACCCACAAAAGACAGGACATTGAGGGAGATTACGACGCGGACTACCAGGCTTACACATTGTATGACGGATTGAAACAGTATAACTATAGTGAAACAGAATCATACACCCAGGAATTGCGCATATCAAGTAACAATAAGAACGGCATCCGCTGGGTAGCTGGGCTTTACCTGGATTCAGAAGATCATGAACAAGGACCTTATGGTATGCAATATCCTTATTATGACAATTCAGGGACCTTTTATGGAAATTTTGATTATAATGCTGAATCTGATTCCGACAGCACCACCTATGCGGCATTTGGCCAGGCAATGGTCCCCATAGGAAAACGATTTGAGCTGACCCTGGGCGGCAGATACCAGCACATTGACAAAGAGATTGATCTGGATATGTACTCTTTGCCGGTAGGTACCACCGGGGCACCCTATTTTTCCTTTGCCGGAGAAAAGGACTGGGATGTCTTTTTACCCAAGGCGGCAATTAGTTATGGCTTAAGCGATAACTGGCATACCTATGTTTCATATTCGCAAGGGTACATGCCCGGCGGGTTTAACTACTTTGCATCTTCCGGCTCGGCCGAAAACAATTCCTTTGAACCCCAAAAATCAACAAACTACGAATTAGGGATAAAGGGAAATGTGAAAAAATTAAGGATGGGGGCCACTTTGTTTTATATGGATATTCAGGATGTCCATGTCTACAAGGCATACGGCGTCAATTATTACACGGACAATGCCGACAGCGGTCACTCCCAGGGCATTGAGCTGGAGCTGGCCTACCAACTCACCGACACCATTGAACTGACCGGCTCAATAGGATTTATAGAGGCGGAGTACGATTCCTATGATGCCGGAGACGGCATATCCTTTGATGGACAGGATATCGAGAATACCCCTTCATACACAGCAACCGCCGGTGTCTCCTATAGACATCCCAGTGGACTGTATGGGCGTATTGACATGCGGGCGAAAGGCGAAACCGCTTTTTATGATGATGCCGATAGAACCTTTGTCCGGGAAGATGCATACACTGTTTTTGATGCAAAAATCGGTTATCAAACCGGTGGATGGGATTTTTATGTGTACGGAAAGAACCTGACAGACGAAGAGTATATTACTGATTTTATATCTAATTCAACACTGATGCTGGCAGGTTTCGGGCAACCGTTGACCGTTGGTGTCGGATTGCGCTACCGGTTTTAA
- a CDS encoding HD domain-containing protein, translating to MSIDVEQKMLGMTEAKKIFLKKYQNAQKLFSELVKSQKRLFNRDPQKKKEEQEQEQETSDRIDFRKSVSAIEKIMTMLSETDRLILNSTKDYFSTDDYLFQHSLGVCYIGTSVLKRFNTLFSRYIKNMLTAKFKENLKHARQEEMAPFFYYPPESVRTISMGYLIHDMGKIMIPDSLLNKKSELNRNELREIQKHAGVYGTLFLKRNEMYDVYLENIIRYHHAEIYPNEKNAYPVYQSTSDLPPYVKICKLADIYSAMTLKRSYGEAMNPTKVVNTIFRNYSGRDPILQLILYAFVKELGTCPEGSILTLQNGQSVYVINSQGPEVIIFTDQAGHTIEKPGEVIDLSSPDSKSQNLFIDNQHLPKTPVEMFNRLPGYLRKFHSE from the coding sequence ATGTCCATTGACGTTGAACAGAAAATGCTTGGAATGACGGAAGCGAAAAAAATTTTCCTGAAAAAATACCAAAATGCCCAAAAACTGTTCAGCGAACTGGTTAAAAGTCAAAAACGACTATTCAACAGAGACCCCCAGAAAAAAAAAGAAGAACAAGAACAAGAACAAGAGACATCGGACAGAATAGACTTTAGAAAAAGCGTTAGTGCCATAGAAAAGATCATGACAATGCTCTCTGAGACAGATCGGTTGATTCTTAACAGCACAAAAGACTATTTCTCCACAGACGATTATCTCTTTCAACACTCATTGGGTGTCTGCTATATCGGAACCAGTGTATTAAAACGCTTCAACACACTTTTTTCCCGCTATATCAAAAATATGCTCACAGCCAAATTTAAAGAAAATCTGAAACATGCCAGACAGGAAGAGATGGCCCCGTTTTTTTACTATCCCCCGGAATCTGTGCGTACCATCTCCATGGGCTATCTCATCCACGATATGGGCAAAATAATGATACCGGATTCCCTGTTGAACAAAAAAAGTGAATTAAACCGTAATGAACTCCGAGAAATACAAAAACATGCCGGGGTGTACGGAACACTTTTCTTAAAAAGGAACGAGATGTACGACGTCTATTTGGAAAATATTATTAGATACCACCACGCAGAAATCTATCCTAACGAAAAAAATGCTTATCCTGTTTATCAATCCACTTCAGACCTGCCGCCCTATGTTAAAATCTGCAAATTAGCGGATATATACAGTGCCATGACCTTGAAACGAAGCTACGGCGAAGCGATGAATCCAACCAAAGTGGTCAATACGATTTTCCGGAACTATTCAGGACGAGATCCGATATTGCAGTTGATTCTCTATGCTTTCGTCAAAGAGCTCGGAACCTGTCCCGAGGGAAGCATTCTGACGTTGCAAAACGGGCAGTCGGTCTACGTGATAAACAGTCAAGGACCCGAGGTTATCATATTCACCGATCAGGCCGGCCATACGATTGAAAAACCGGGGGAAGTCATTGATCTTTCCAGCCCCGACAGCAAAAGTCAAAATCTGTTTATTGACAATCAGCATCTTCCTAAGACCCCTGTAGAAATGTTTAACCGGCTTCCCGGATATCTTAGAAAATTTCATTCCGAATAA